The following proteins come from a genomic window of Rhodothermales bacterium:
- a CDS encoding pyridoxal-phosphate dependent enzyme, with amino-acid sequence MEHIREAAAFLEGRVRRTPVEASPGLSERLGAPVYLKLENWQLTGSFKIRGALFGLHRLMLEGHTRIATCSAGNHGRGLARAAQMLGAEATIFVPASVDPAKLAGMQADGATVETSPWPGFDRTEAWAKEVCRERGLPFLSAYDHVDIMAANGGSVALEVDAQLPDGTLTCVMPVGGGGHSAGFARAMQELRPGSQIVAAQAAASPALAQSLEAGSAVTRLDGPGTLAHGLEGGLGAAPFEILRDAVHHVALIDEDAIRGAMRWMAAEHQMMIEASASVAVAACLAGDMPTVAATRGGGKPVVVFISGRNVALETFLEIVDRSGPYPEKSPSSMA; translated from the coding sequence ATGGAACACATTCGTGAAGCCGCGGCCTTCCTGGAGGGTCGGGTGCGCCGGACGCCGGTGGAGGCGTCTCCGGGATTGTCCGAGCGGCTCGGCGCTCCGGTCTACCTTAAGCTGGAGAACTGGCAGCTGACCGGCAGTTTCAAGATCCGGGGCGCGCTGTTCGGGTTGCATCGACTGATGCTGGAGGGGCATACGCGCATAGCTACGTGCTCGGCCGGCAATCATGGACGGGGTCTGGCACGGGCCGCGCAGATGCTCGGCGCGGAGGCCACCATTTTCGTTCCGGCATCCGTGGATCCGGCCAAATTGGCCGGGATGCAAGCGGACGGCGCCACGGTGGAAACCAGCCCGTGGCCCGGATTCGACCGGACCGAGGCGTGGGCCAAGGAGGTCTGCCGCGAACGGGGATTGCCGTTCCTGAGCGCATATGACCATGTGGATATCATGGCCGCCAACGGGGGCAGCGTGGCGCTCGAAGTGGATGCGCAATTGCCCGACGGGACCTTGACCTGCGTCATGCCCGTGGGCGGCGGCGGTCATTCCGCCGGATTCGCCCGCGCCATGCAGGAATTACGCCCCGGATCGCAGATCGTTGCCGCCCAGGCCGCGGCATCCCCCGCGCTGGCGCAGTCCCTGGAGGCGGGCTCGGCGGTGACCAGGCTTGACGGGCCGGGGACCCTGGCACATGGATTGGAAGGGGGACTGGGGGCCGCGCCGTTCGAAATCCTGCGGGACGCCGTCCATCACGTGGCGCTCATTGACGAAGACGCCATCCGGGGCGCCATGCGCTGGATGGCCGCCGAACATCAAATGATGATCGAGGCGTCGGCGTCGGTCGCGGTAGCGGCGTGCCTCGCGGGGGATATGCCCACAGTGGCTGCTACCCGCGGCGGGGGAAAACCCGTGGTCGTATTCATTTCCGGCCGGAATGTGGCCCTGGAAACGTTCCTGGAGATCGTGGATCGTTCGGGGCCCTACCCCGAAAAATCGCCAAGCAGCATGGCGTAG
- a CDS encoding 3-hydroxyacyl-CoA dehydrogenase, with the protein MQIQGNTFLVTGASSGLGGGTADRLIELGANVVLADVNDEAGQAKAAALGDRAVFVRTDVTSEESVRAAVKTAVDRFGGLQGVVNCAGILVAKKTWGSKGVHDLESFQRVIMVNLVGTFNVIRLAAEAMAENAPTEEGERGIVINTASVAAFEGQIGQAAYSASKGGVVGMTLPIARDLSRTGIRVMTIAPGIFETPMVAGMPPDVQASLAAQIPFPSRLGKPADYAFLAQHIIENVKLNGETIRLDGAIRMGPK; encoded by the coding sequence ATGCAGATCCAGGGAAACACTTTTTTGGTAACCGGCGCCAGCAGCGGTCTCGGCGGCGGTACAGCGGACCGGCTCATTGAGCTCGGCGCAAACGTGGTACTCGCTGACGTCAACGACGAGGCCGGACAGGCGAAAGCGGCCGCTCTGGGTGACCGGGCCGTGTTCGTCCGGACGGACGTCACGAGTGAGGAAAGCGTACGGGCGGCCGTCAAGACCGCCGTTGACCGTTTCGGCGGGCTGCAGGGCGTCGTGAATTGCGCCGGCATCCTGGTGGCGAAGAAGACCTGGGGCTCGAAAGGCGTCCACGACCTGGAGAGCTTCCAGCGCGTGATCATGGTGAACCTGGTGGGCACGTTCAACGTCATCCGGTTGGCTGCTGAAGCCATGGCGGAAAACGCTCCGACGGAAGAGGGCGAGCGCGGTATTGTCATCAATACGGCCTCCGTTGCTGCCTTTGAAGGACAGATCGGCCAGGCCGCCTATTCCGCATCGAAAGGCGGCGTCGTTGGCATGACCCTGCCCATCGCCCGCGACCTGTCACGGACCGGCATCCGCGTCATGACCATTGCCCCCGGCATCTTCGAAACCCCCATGGTCGCCGGCATGCCACCCGATGTACAGGCCTCCCTGGCCGCGCAGATTCCGTTCCCGTCCCGGCTCGGCAAGCCCGCCGACTACGCGTTCCTGGCGCAGCACATCATTGAGAACGTGAAGCTGAACGGCGAAACCATCCGGCTCGATGGCGCCATCCGCATGGGCCCGAAATAA
- a CDS encoding cob(I)yrinic acid a,c-diamide adenosyltransferase, translated as MKIYTRTGDTGKTGLFGGPRVSKHHIRIESYGTVDELNSVLGMVMASGRSLDRASLSDDALGAVLATLDRVQRELFIIGADLATPSDARAATVRVTEDHVRTLETEIDALDADLAPLKRFILPGGSMMAAHLHLARTVCRRAERLVVALAEQEDINEHTIVYLNRLSDWLFTATRAVNHALGVPDNEWLPPAP; from the coding sequence ATGAAAATCTACACCCGTACCGGCGACACCGGCAAAACCGGCCTCTTCGGCGGCCCCCGCGTATCCAAACACCACATCCGGATTGAAAGCTACGGCACGGTCGATGAGCTGAATTCCGTGCTCGGCATGGTCATGGCATCCGGCCGGTCCCTCGATCGGGCTTCGCTTTCGGACGATGCGCTCGGCGCCGTCCTCGCCACCCTCGATCGCGTCCAGCGCGAGCTGTTCATCATCGGCGCGGACCTGGCCACGCCATCCGATGCGCGCGCGGCAACCGTCCGCGTTACGGAGGACCACGTCCGCACCCTCGAGACGGAAATAGATGCCCTCGACGCCGATCTCGCCCCGCTGAAACGCTTCATCCTTCCGGGTGGCAGCATGATGGCCGCCCATCTGCATCTGGCCCGCACGGTCTGCCGGCGGGCCGAGCGGTTGGTGGTTGCGCTGGCCGAGCAGGAAGACATCAACGAGCACACCATCGTGTACCTGAATCGCCTCTCCGACTGGCTGTTCACGGCCACCCGCGCCGTAAACCATGCGCTCGGCGTACCGGACAACGAGTGGCTGCCCCCGGCCCCATGA
- a CDS encoding PQQ-dependent sugar dehydrogenase produces the protein MTRLQLMTTFVVPAFLFLCLCARVPTVSAQPVALHPGVELEATSNTLIGVRLAFDASSGHLLTASLNGDIHAVHPDTDQMDVTLLNTTADHGTPTPVMGMAVTSDGTIFLVGNDANTHAGYNVGVIRRGRVGLDGNRTWETVATTTPYPRSGTNYDHNMNAVTVGPNGQFLYVNSGSRTDHGEEQSNNGQFPGIREVPLTSAILRIPIDATDVVLPDDEASLIQNGYLFADGFRNTFSMAFNAEGRLFGVENSGDRDDSEEMNEIVEGGHYGFPWRISLTDTPMQFPGYNPSTDVLLNPEAGAVQSGFFYNDPDYPAPPAGVTFTDPIVNVGPDADLYRDPETGAILDASDSGVTMATFTSHRSPLGLVFDTGDALPDPFTGNALALGWTGTESPLLAPFEGEGEDLLHLSFVAGSDASAIRTERIAAGFLNPIDAVLVDGRLYVLEFAGAGRIWQVSFAADTAVDAAIPLEPALLNVYPNPVSDRLTVNYTSERTGPVTAVVYGVDGRRVGVVRQASVVAGVEWRLAWDVAGLAAGVYVVVVESPGHAPARKVFVRLPR, from the coding sequence ATGACACGCCTGCAGTTGATGACCACGTTCGTGGTTCCCGCGTTCCTTTTTCTTTGCCTGTGCGCGCGGGTGCCCACGGTGTCGGCGCAGCCGGTGGCGTTGCATCCGGGTGTTGAACTCGAAGCGACGTCCAATACGCTGATTGGCGTCCGGTTGGCGTTCGACGCATCGTCCGGGCACCTGCTCACCGCATCGCTTAACGGAGACATCCACGCGGTGCATCCGGATACGGACCAAATGGACGTGACGCTGCTTAACACGACGGCTGACCACGGCACACCGACACCGGTCATGGGCATGGCGGTGACATCGGACGGCACCATCTTCCTGGTCGGGAACGACGCCAACACCCACGCGGGGTACAACGTGGGCGTTATCCGTCGCGGCCGTGTCGGGTTGGATGGCAACCGGACGTGGGAGACGGTGGCCACGACCACGCCGTATCCGCGCAGCGGCACGAACTACGACCACAACATGAACGCCGTGACCGTCGGGCCGAATGGCCAGTTCCTGTACGTGAACAGCGGTTCGCGGACCGATCACGGCGAGGAGCAATCGAATAACGGTCAGTTTCCGGGTATCAGGGAAGTCCCGCTGACCTCGGCCATCCTCCGGATTCCGATCGACGCCACGGATGTGGTGTTGCCCGACGATGAGGCCTCGCTCATCCAGAACGGTTACCTGTTCGCCGACGGTTTCCGGAATACGTTTTCCATGGCCTTCAACGCCGAGGGCCGGTTGTTCGGCGTGGAAAACTCCGGCGATCGGGACGACAGCGAGGAAATGAATGAGATCGTAGAGGGCGGGCACTACGGGTTTCCCTGGCGGATTTCGCTCACCGATACACCCATGCAGTTTCCGGGCTACAATCCGTCCACCGATGTGCTGCTGAACCCGGAAGCCGGTGCTGTGCAATCCGGATTCTTCTACAACGATCCGGACTATCCGGCGCCGCCGGCTGGCGTGACGTTCACGGACCCCATCGTGAACGTGGGACCGGATGCCGATCTGTATCGTGACCCGGAGACGGGCGCTATCCTCGACGCATCCGATTCGGGGGTGACCATGGCGACCTTCACGTCCCACCGGTCGCCGCTTGGACTCGTCTTCGATACAGGCGACGCGTTGCCCGATCCGTTCACCGGGAACGCGTTGGCGCTCGGATGGACCGGCACGGAAAGCCCTTTGTTGGCGCCCTTCGAAGGCGAGGGGGAAGACTTGCTGCATCTTTCGTTCGTTGCCGGTTCGGATGCGTCGGCCATCCGCACCGAGCGGATAGCCGCCGGATTCCTGAATCCCATTGATGCCGTGCTCGTGGACGGGCGGTTGTACGTCCTGGAATTCGCGGGAGCCGGCCGTATCTGGCAGGTGAGTTTCGCGGCAGATACGGCGGTCGATGCGGCAATTCCCCTCGAACCGGCGCTCCTGAACGTGTATCCGAACCCGGTGTCAGACCGACTCACGGTCAATTACACATCGGAACGGACGGGCCCGGTCACCGCTGTGGTCTACGGCGTGGACGGGCGGCGGGTGGGCGTGGTTCGGCAGGCCAGCGTGGTTGCAGGCGTTGAATGGCGGCTGGCATGGGATGTCGCCGGACTCGCTGCGGGCGTTTATGTCGTGGTCGTCGAGTCGCCGGGACATGCACCGGCACGGAAGGTATTTGTCCGTTTGCCCCGCTGA
- a CDS encoding FG-GAP-like repeat-containing protein — translation MTRAAIAMAACAFGAASAIAQDTPIRFQDVTMAAGLERIGGASGVSFADFNRDGWDDLTFAAVDGQVRLWANQKDGTFRDVTPAGGLPGGGVRAFVIWFDHDADAFPDLLVGGTRTVLYRNLGGAPGHGSTFEDITDAAGLSMTGPTATGAVADVDGDGWLDVFLTAPQAPDRLFMADGNGSYREEALSRGVVDATGSFPMQAVFVDVDSDDHPDLYALYDGQQRSRLFLNQGGGLFVESAQSRGLFDIGPGNTMGLSVGDVNEDGIPDFHVTRIGRAGLFVSHAHITGPTWSDQAVAWGADRNGMSWGTVLADADADGDLDLAVVNTSGYDGTPSLFFERTGPVNYSEQGASAGFAALSESYGLAWGDINRDGLPDFIIPDMNGRHRLLLNVTDAPGRRVGVVLDGPPGNRTAVGARVRVAAGGHAWLRWQLAGDSYLSQQSRRLLFGVGDAGPEFTVDVTWPDGERTTATGMWSGDDPYAVVRLAHSSVVRVDAIPGTDGQMDPDLDVWPNPVPSNGRIRVMLAPSSTNPESLHPARNVSLFDALGRLIWQGQAGEVDLSRLNLAPGVHVLRYSAHFGVSSRILVVTSPL, via the coding sequence ATGACGCGCGCCGCGATAGCGATGGCCGCGTGCGCGTTCGGTGCTGCGTCGGCAATCGCCCAGGACACGCCCATCCGATTTCAGGACGTCACGATGGCCGCCGGGCTGGAGCGCATTGGGGGAGCGTCCGGCGTCAGCTTCGCGGACTTCAATCGGGACGGCTGGGATGATCTCACCTTTGCGGCCGTGGATGGCCAGGTCCGGTTGTGGGCCAACCAGAAGGACGGAACGTTCCGGGACGTCACCCCAGCGGGCGGCCTGCCGGGCGGTGGAGTGCGTGCCTTCGTGATTTGGTTTGACCATGACGCCGATGCGTTTCCGGACCTGCTGGTGGGGGGCACGAGAACGGTCCTGTACCGGAATCTCGGCGGCGCCCCGGGACACGGGTCAACGTTCGAGGACATCACCGATGCCGCGGGATTGTCGATGACCGGGCCGACAGCCACCGGCGCCGTGGCCGACGTGGACGGGGACGGCTGGCTGGATGTATTCCTGACGGCTCCGCAGGCGCCCGACCGGCTGTTCATGGCCGATGGGAACGGTTCCTACCGGGAGGAGGCCCTTTCGCGCGGCGTTGTGGATGCGACCGGGTCCTTTCCCATGCAGGCCGTGTTCGTGGACGTGGACAGCGATGACCATCCGGATCTGTATGCCCTGTATGACGGCCAGCAACGGAGCCGACTGTTCCTGAACCAGGGCGGGGGCTTGTTCGTGGAATCGGCCCAGTCGCGTGGCCTTTTCGACATCGGTCCAGGCAACACGATGGGACTCTCGGTGGGCGACGTGAACGAGGACGGCATACCCGATTTCCACGTGACCCGCATTGGCCGGGCGGGCCTGTTCGTGAGCCACGCGCACATCACCGGACCCACATGGTCGGACCAGGCCGTGGCGTGGGGAGCCGACCGGAACGGGATGTCCTGGGGCACCGTGCTGGCCGATGCCGATGCGGACGGCGACCTGGACCTCGCGGTCGTGAACACGAGCGGATACGACGGGACGCCGTCCCTGTTTTTCGAGCGGACGGGACCCGTGAACTATTCCGAACAGGGCGCATCGGCCGGTTTCGCTGCGCTCTCCGAATCGTACGGGCTCGCGTGGGGGGACATCAACCGGGACGGACTGCCCGACTTCATTATTCCCGACATGAACGGGCGGCACCGGCTGCTTCTGAACGTTACCGACGCCCCGGGGCGTCGCGTGGGGGTGGTGCTGGACGGACCACCGGGGAACCGGACGGCGGTGGGTGCCCGGGTGCGCGTGGCCGCCGGCGGCCACGCATGGCTGCGATGGCAGTTGGCGGGCGACAGCTACCTGTCCCAGCAATCCCGGCGGTTGTTGTTCGGTGTCGGGGATGCCGGTCCGGAGTTCACGGTCGACGTGACCTGGCCGGACGGGGAGCGCACCACGGCCACGGGCATGTGGTCCGGGGATGATCCGTATGCGGTGGTCCGCCTGGCACACAGTAGCGTGGTCAGGGTGGACGCGATTCCCGGAACGGATGGACAGATGGATCCGGATCTGGACGTCTGGCCCAACCCGGTGCCGTCCAATGGCCGGATAAGGGTGATGCTTGCCCCATCCTCCACCAATCCCGAGTCTCTTCACCCGGCCCGAAACGTCTCCCTGTTCGATGCGTTGGGACGATTGATTTGGCAGGGCCAAGCGGGCGAAGTGGATCTTTCCCGGTTGAACCTGGCGCCGGGAGTCCACGTATTGCGTTATTCTGCGCACTTCGGCGTATCTTCAAGAATACTGGTTGTCACTTCACCACTCTGA
- a CDS encoding ABC transporter ATP-binding protein, which translates to MPPDRPIPPSATGAILDAHGLGVDLAGRPILRDLSFRVERCEWLGLVGPNGSGKTTLLRTLAGLLPHTGSVDLMGQGIRAWRPAERARRLAMVRQTRSVAFDFRVDELVLLGRSPHKGLLATFDRSDHERMSAALRTVDLAGFEDRSFESLSGGEQQRVFLAQALVQEADVLLLDEPTTYLDVHHQYEFMVHVRRQVDAGTTVVGAFHDLELAARFSDRMAVLDRGRLVALGAPEAVLTPALLRDVFRMEAVVEHREDGLQVRFTGPATRAGHAALQVP; encoded by the coding sequence TTGCCACCGGACCGCCCCATACCTCCATCCGCCACCGGCGCCATCCTGGACGCGCATGGCCTGGGCGTGGACCTGGCCGGCCGCCCCATTCTCAGAGACCTGTCGTTCCGCGTAGAGCGCTGTGAGTGGCTCGGCCTGGTCGGACCCAACGGCAGCGGCAAGACCACACTGTTGCGGACGCTGGCCGGACTGCTGCCCCACACCGGCTCGGTGGACCTCATGGGCCAGGGCATCCGCGCGTGGCGACCGGCCGAGCGCGCCCGGCGCCTGGCCATGGTCCGTCAGACCCGGTCGGTGGCCTTCGACTTCCGGGTGGATGAGCTGGTGCTGCTCGGCCGGTCCCCCCACAAGGGACTGCTGGCCACCTTCGATCGGAGCGACCACGAGCGGATGTCGGCCGCGCTCCGCACGGTGGACCTCGCCGGGTTCGAGGACCGCTCCTTCGAATCCCTGTCGGGCGGCGAGCAACAGCGGGTCTTCCTGGCACAGGCCCTTGTCCAGGAGGCCGACGTACTGCTGCTGGACGAGCCGACCACGTACCTCGACGTTCATCACCAGTACGAATTCATGGTGCACGTGCGCCGCCAGGTGGATGCCGGGACCACCGTGGTCGGGGCCTTCCACGACCTGGAACTGGCCGCCCGGTTTTCCGATCGCATGGCCGTACTCGACCGGGGCCGCCTGGTGGCTCTTGGTGCCCCCGAAGCGGTCCTCACCCCGGCCCTGCTGCGCGATGTCTTCCGGATGGAGGCCGTCGTGGAACACCGGGAAGACGGGCTCCAGGTCCGGTTCACCGGTCCGGCAACACGCGCCGGGCATGCAGCGTTGCAGGTCCCATGA
- a CDS encoding peptidoglycan DD-metalloendopeptidase family protein — MRLKPLVPASLLAIGILLFLFYQASNQSRAALDADLAGSAPTASVSFDEFGLPGQGFSTVEDRIPRNATFSDLLTPYGVPYERIVTLAQDSRSTFDVRRLKSARPYRVYMNDSTNTARYLVYEPNVTSYVVFDLAGSGTVRLVDRPVETRLRTVEGTITSSLYVTLMQQDIHPAVATRMSEVFAWQIDFYRIQKGDSFRIIFEEEYIGDEAVGVGDILAARFKHFGSDFYAFRYVNEEADLDEHYDQDGNSLRKAFLIAPVEYSRISSGYSGRRFHPVQKRYKAHLGTDYAADRGTPIKATGDGIVTEATFGQYNGNYVKIRHNSTYTTQYLHMSRIASGMRPGVKVKQGQVIGYVGATGLATGNHVCYRFWMNGQQVDHRRLDIPSVGPIPDSHRASFDDLRNRYRATLDAPFMDSGLEPSYAMLLGDFSG, encoded by the coding sequence ATGCGCCTGAAACCGCTCGTGCCGGCCTCCCTGTTGGCTATCGGCATCCTGTTGTTCCTTTTCTATCAGGCCTCGAACCAGTCGCGTGCCGCGTTGGACGCCGATTTGGCCGGGTCAGCGCCCACCGCATCGGTGTCCTTTGACGAGTTCGGCCTGCCCGGACAGGGATTCTCCACCGTTGAAGACCGCATCCCCCGGAACGCCACATTTTCCGACCTCCTGACGCCGTATGGCGTTCCCTACGAGCGCATTGTGACCCTGGCCCAGGATTCCCGGTCGACGTTCGATGTCCGTCGCCTGAAATCGGCGCGCCCGTACCGGGTCTACATGAACGACTCCACGAACACCGCGCGCTACCTGGTTTACGAGCCGAATGTGACCAGCTACGTGGTGTTCGACCTGGCGGGGTCCGGTACCGTCCGCCTGGTGGACCGGCCCGTGGAGACGCGGTTGCGCACGGTGGAAGGCACCATCACCAGCTCGCTGTACGTGACGCTCATGCAGCAGGACATCCATCCGGCGGTCGCTACCCGGATGTCCGAGGTATTCGCCTGGCAGATCGATTTCTATCGCATCCAGAAAGGCGATTCCTTCCGCATCATCTTTGAAGAAGAGTACATCGGCGACGAGGCGGTTGGTGTGGGCGACATCCTCGCCGCCCGCTTCAAGCACTTCGGTTCGGACTTTTACGCGTTCCGCTACGTGAATGAGGAGGCCGACCTCGACGAACATTACGACCAGGACGGCAACAGCCTCCGGAAGGCCTTCCTGATTGCCCCGGTCGAGTATTCCCGGATTTCTTCCGGCTATTCCGGTCGGCGGTTCCACCCCGTCCAGAAGCGCTATAAGGCCCATCTCGGGACCGACTACGCCGCCGATCGCGGAACGCCCATCAAGGCCACCGGAGACGGTATTGTGACCGAGGCCACATTCGGGCAGTACAACGGCAATTACGTCAAAATCCGGCACAACAGCACCTACACCACGCAGTACCTGCACATGTCCCGGATTGCTTCCGGCATGCGCCCCGGTGTGAAGGTGAAGCAGGGACAGGTCATTGGCTATGTAGGCGCGACCGGCCTGGCCACGGGCAACCACGTCTGCTACCGCTTCTGGATGAACGGCCAGCAGGTGGACCACCGTCGCCTGGATATCCCGTCGGTCGGCCCCATTCCGGACTCGCACCGTGCATCGTTCGATGACCTCCGAAACCGGTACCGCGCCACGCTCGATGCGCCTTTCATGGACTCGGGCCTGGAGCCGAGCTACGCCATGCTGCTTGGCGATTTTTCGGGGTAG
- a CDS encoding aldehyde dehydrogenase family protein — MSGSFTTLFDHQLAAFESAPAPTAQDRLDRLGRLRALLMHHRPAIRKALHADFRKPPQEVDATEIAPVVIEIDHAIRNLRDWMKPRSHRAPTFLAGTTWETRYEPVGPSLILAPWNYPITLTLGPLVHAIAAGCPVFVKPSEHTSATAALIQNMVSDLLGPEDAVVVQGGPDVAQRLLELPFRHVHFTGSPRVGRLVMQAAAAHPASVTLELGGKTPAVVDGTADLALAASRIVYGKFANAGQTCIAPDHVLVHRDVFTDFLGALVNEISTRYGETAKDRHATPDLARIVTPEHFERQVRLLDDATRLGARTAFGGGHDSADRYVEPTLLVNVPDDARVMQEEIFGPILPIVTYASFEGMLERIRSAQHPLSAYVFSKDDDLARALGARIRTGAICQNETLLHFVNPEVGFGGIGTSGIGRSHGHAGFQAFSNEQTLMRRRFGAGIVERLYPPYSSRTTKLVDWLMRLS, encoded by the coding sequence ATGTCCGGATCCTTCACCACCCTGTTCGACCACCAGTTGGCGGCCTTCGAATCCGCACCGGCGCCCACCGCCCAGGACAGACTGGACCGGCTGGGCCGTCTCCGTGCGCTCCTAATGCATCACCGGCCGGCCATCCGGAAGGCCCTCCACGCCGATTTCCGGAAGCCCCCCCAGGAAGTGGATGCCACCGAAATCGCGCCCGTCGTCATTGAAATCGACCATGCTATCCGGAATCTGCGCGACTGGATGAAGCCCCGCAGCCACCGCGCGCCGACGTTCCTGGCCGGCACCACATGGGAAACCCGGTACGAGCCCGTGGGCCCGTCGCTCATCCTGGCGCCCTGGAATTACCCGATCACGCTCACGCTCGGCCCGCTCGTCCACGCCATCGCCGCCGGGTGCCCGGTCTTCGTGAAGCCGTCCGAACATACGTCCGCGACCGCCGCTCTCATCCAGAACATGGTTTCGGACCTCCTGGGCCCGGAAGATGCCGTGGTCGTCCAGGGTGGTCCCGACGTCGCCCAGCGCCTCCTGGAACTCCCCTTCCGCCACGTCCATTTCACGGGCAGCCCCCGCGTGGGCCGGCTCGTCATGCAGGCCGCCGCAGCGCATCCGGCATCGGTCACGCTGGAACTCGGCGGCAAAACCCCGGCTGTGGTCGACGGGACCGCCGATTTGGCCCTGGCGGCATCCCGGATCGTATATGGCAAATTTGCCAACGCCGGGCAGACCTGCATAGCGCCCGATCATGTCCTGGTCCACCGGGACGTGTTCACGGACTTCCTGGGCGCCCTCGTCAACGAAATCTCGACCCGATACGGCGAAACGGCCAAAGACCGCCACGCCACGCCCGATCTGGCCCGGATCGTGACGCCGGAGCATTTCGAGCGGCAGGTCCGTCTTCTGGATGATGCGACGCGCCTCGGCGCCCGCACGGCCTTCGGAGGCGGCCACGATTCAGCCGACCGATACGTCGAGCCGACCCTGCTCGTTAACGTCCCCGATGATGCGCGGGTCATGCAGGAGGAAATCTTCGGCCCCATCCTTCCCATCGTGACGTACGCGTCATTCGAGGGCATGCTGGAGCGCATCCGCTCGGCGCAGCATCCCCTGTCGGCCTACGTGTTCTCCAAGGACGACGACCTGGCACGGGCGCTCGGCGCACGCATCCGAACGGGAGCCATCTGCCAGAACGAGACCCTGCTCCACTTCGTGAATCCGGAAGTGGGGTTCGGCGGAATCGGCACCAGCGGCATTGGCCGAAGCCACGGCCACGCCGGTTTCCAGGCCTTTTCGAACGAACAGACGCTCATGCGCCGCCGGTTCGGCGCGGGCATTGTCGAGCGGCTCTATCCGCCCTACTCCAGCCGCACCACGAAGCTCGTGGATTGGCTCATGAGGCTGAGTTGA
- the queE gene encoding 7-carboxy-7-deazaguanine synthase, whose amino-acid sequence MPVYTVKEIYKTVQGEGHHTGRPAVFLRFAGCNLWTGREEDREQAICQFCDTDFVGTDGPGGGKYRSAVALAERVREEWDAALPPGADDCAGLAAFHAPFADRSATAPPYVVCTGGEPLLQLDASLVSALHDAGLEVGVETNGTQPAPPGLDWICVSPKAGAPVTLTRGSELKLVYRQPRALPGSFSHMDFEHFYLQPMDGPDREQFTEDARAYCAEHPQWKLSLQTHKLLGVP is encoded by the coding sequence ATGCCGGTCTACACCGTCAAGGAAATCTACAAGACCGTTCAGGGCGAGGGGCACCACACCGGTCGCCCCGCGGTATTCCTGCGTTTTGCCGGATGCAACCTGTGGACGGGCCGGGAAGAAGACCGCGAACAGGCCATCTGTCAGTTCTGTGATACGGATTTCGTGGGCACGGACGGGCCGGGCGGCGGGAAATACCGCTCGGCGGTCGCGCTGGCAGAACGCGTGCGGGAGGAATGGGATGCGGCCCTGCCGCCGGGCGCGGACGATTGCGCCGGGCTTGCTGCGTTCCACGCACCGTTTGCGGACCGCTCAGCCACAGCCCCACCCTATGTGGTCTGCACCGGTGGCGAACCGCTCCTGCAGCTCGACGCATCGTTGGTCTCGGCCTTGCATGATGCCGGTCTGGAGGTCGGCGTGGAGACCAATGGCACGCAGCCCGCGCCACCCGGGCTGGACTGGATCTGCGTATCGCCCAAAGCCGGTGCGCCGGTCACGCTGACCCGCGGCAGCGAGCTGAAATTGGTGTACAGGCAACCCCGGGCGCTGCCCGGGTCTTTCTCCCACATGGACTTCGAGCATTTCTACCTGCAGCCCATGGACGGCCCCGACCGCGAGCAATTCACCGAGGATGCCCGAGCGTACTGCGCCGAGCATCCGCAATGGAAGCTCAGCCTGCAGACCCACAAGCTCCTGGGCGTGCCATAA